The sequence ATGCATTGTAGCCATGCATAAATAAGAGCAGGCCAGAAATAGTCTTGGTGATCCCAGAATCCCAGCAGTGCTAAACCACCTTTGCTCTACCATCTGGGCTGAGCCTCCTGCAAGGTCCAGCTCAGAGTCAGGGCCATAATTTTTTTGTTGCATTAGATAGTCCAGTGTCTGAAAGTtctctaggatttttttttttttttttttttaaaagggtggaGGTAATGTATTATGTTAGGAGAACCAAAGTCTGGGTCCTTATCTCATACTAGAAGAGCAGCCCTGGCTACTGAGGGCTGAACCAAGTACTGAAACTAAATGAGGAAaaactcatttttatttaaatattctctgTAGATAGAGTAGCAGCCTTAATCATGATTATGGTGTAATTTGCAGATCAAAGAATTAGTTGACAGCAAAAAGGAGTAAATATTTGCCAGTTTGATTAGTTATTTCCACCCTTGATACACTAAATAAACTTGCTGCAGCATCACTGCAACAGATAGCTACACTGCTTATGGCACATACAGTGGCAGAGTGTATAGTCAATTTAGCTTTCTTCTTAAGTCCTATATACAAGATTTGATAAATTGATTCTTCACCCCAGCTCAAAATCTTATACAGTGCCTCAACTGAGagggcttttgtttttaaaatgtgtcaagATGCACTCAGATACTAGAATGAAGGACACCTATATAAGAACCTTAGTAGTTAGAGGCCACTTACTTCACTTGCACCCAAACAGAGCTAGTAGTTCTGCAGCTACATTCAAATCCAGAGCACTTGTAGCTTGGTGGAAACCTGATAGTGTTCCTTTAATGTTGTCCATTATGCTGATTTTTACAGTTGTCTTATAGAAGACACAGTTCTGCCACCTAAACCAAAACGAGCTTAAGAAGATCTCTTGCaggattttaaaacatgtttggaTAGAGCCAAATGCAAGTGATGGGGGGAATCCTCAATTATCAAACACTAAGTTTTAGTTAACTGCAAAATTTAGTTACTTATTGCTTGTCACTCTTAGTGGCTGTTGATAGCTGATCTCCATGTTTCCTATTTTtatatctaaaataaaaaaaatgattttaaatggcAGCAGAGTACTAATACAGCTCCTCCAGCCACTTCCTATTAGAAATAAGTATGACAGTCCATTAGGAGCAAGATACCATTAGACAGCTGGATAACAGTGATGCAGTTTTGATTAGTCAGACTGTTCTAAAATGACATATGGAACAAAAAACACAATAAGAGCCCTGATGCGACTGATGATTACTCCCGTCTTTAAGCAGGTTTCTCAGACATGCCCAATCTGTAGATCTGCAAATAGCAATATCTACTAATATTTCAACCAAAGCTCTTGCagatatttataaaataattacCTCATCCTACAGGGTGGGGAGTACAGAAAAGctcaattaaaatgaaatgatgTCATTGTATCTAGGGTAAAGACTAAGGATTTTCTTTCCATGCCACCTGCAGGCATTCTGCCCAGCCTACCATAAGCCTTAATGCATTTCTTGCAGCTGCCTATAAAAGACCCATCACCAACCTGCTTGCTGTCTACCCAAAATGCATTCCAGGAGTACATTCACAGCCTCCAGTCTGAAATGCACCACCACAGAACCTGGACTTTTCACCAGTGACCTCTACCCTATATTGTTTGTCTGCTTATTGTCTTACCTGCTTCTTTGTGCTCTTCTGATCTTTCTGCATTTACATGTACCACTTTTTACCTGGCTGCTGCTAGATCTGTCACTGACTCCACTGTTACCTAAGTGCCTTTACTGAACCTCCCATTTCTGATCATGCCTAGTGTATTGTTTGCCAGACCACCACCTGCACCCTTTCAATCTATCATCTCCCCATTTGTAATTTTCTCATCTCTTCAGATGCTCTCTACCATCTTCCCATCACCACAGTACCACATGCTCCTAAATCCCCctatcctcctcccccagcttacTTGTTTCTGGCAACATCTGTATTTATGTCCACCCTAACTTTAAACACTCTGCTCAATATCTGTACTGCTGAGGCCTATGTTTTAAGTTTCCTTCCTTAACTCCCCTTTTATGTCCTCCTTTGCACATACTTCTAGCTGAAACTCCTTCCTTGTACACCAGATTCTCATCTTCATCTGAACTTTTGTTAAACTTTGGTAAACCAAAGCAGTGAAGACTGAACCAGAGTTAGAAGTGATTCAAAGTTAGTATTTTAGCtagacatggatttttttttttttttaaataaaaatgttgaaacacCCACCAAAATCTGAATGGGATTTTACCTACATCTCTCAAAGTTGTACTAATTTAGACCacagagctaaaaaaaaaaaaataaatccactaGGGCAGCGTTTTTCAAACTTCGGGTACAGGGTCAtggcatgtcaggcactgggttgcactctggtcagcaccaccaaccgggATGTTAAAAGTGCCTACCTGTTTCAACACCGCGCTGTGCCTCAGAGGCCGGACCCGCTGCTGGCCGTGTCCAGGCAGGGAGGCCATGGGGCTCCATGCACAgtccccaccctgagctctgGCTCCTcatgttcctggccaatgggaacagtgcctgcgggcaagagTCACGCGAAGCCGCTtgtgcgcctctgcctaggagctggacctgctgctggccacttccggggcgcagcatgGTGCATGGTGCCACGACAGGTGGGAAGCctaccgctgaccaggagccgctggaggtaagtctgtgccccaaccctgagacctcccaaacctggaacccccatccctgaccccaccccagagcctgcatccgcAGCCCAGAGAAttgaccccaacccctgccccagctcagagacctatcccacaccctgaacccctcattcctggccccaccccacaactcTGCACctgaaccctctgccccagtcctgagccgctcccacaccccatacccctcatccccagctccattgggtcacaggcatcaattttcttcaactggatcCCCagtaaagtttgaaaaccactgcattagGGACATTTACTCAGTTACATAATCAGATTTAGGTAGAGGGCATATCTGTCACTGTTCATTTACTGAATACCTAGTGCAAAGAGATTTTATTCTGTATAGTAAGACTTGCTATAATTTTGTAAAAGCTAAAAGTTTGATAAGCAGGCCTGTATGTTGGCCATTGTTCAGACATAATCCTAGTTTATAGTAGGAGACAAACAAGTTACTAAGTAGATAAAAATGTAACTTACTTGTGCTGGACAGTGTGAACAGTCTCGGTTGAAACACTATTAGCAATGCATTTTGCTGCACTTTCCAAACCTTGCCATACTGTTGAAAACCCTGTAAATATAATCAAAAACAGTTTAAGACAAAGCATTGCAAAGTGAAAGAATTATGTAGCTTACAACAtgtatttagaattttttttttttttaccttgaacTCCACTTGCTGCTACCACCATGGCACCATCAAAAGTGGACTTTCCATCTTTGTCTTTCTTAAGTGACTCAGGAACCAATTTGCTCCCATGCTTCTTCACATGTGGGGCTAACTCTTTTCCAATACTGCTTGCTACTGAACACACCCCTTCAACTAACACACAGAAAAAGTTTTCAGACTCAGTCTGAAAGTTCTtgttaaatgggggaggggggggaagagactgTTTGGTTCACTGAATTAAAAGTTCTATTAAAAAGTCTAAAAAATTATTGCAATTTTATTCCATTCATGAGAATGACAGGCttctaaatacatatttaggcacctaaatagaagtggcctgattttcagagatgctgagcagccccagctcccattaaAAGAGGAAGGATCTtgcagttaaggcactggacttgaAATCAAGATCTAGGTTAATTTTTTAGTTCTGtcatagggcaggtctacacttaccACTTATGTTgataacttacatcgctcaggggtttGAAAAAGCCACTCCTCCTGAGTGACACAAGTTACCCAGatctaagcaccagtgtggacagtgctacgtCGGCAGGAGACGCTCTATCAACATAGCAACCACCTCTTGGAGGTGGAGTAGTTATGCTGCCAGGagacactgcagctgtgccaatggaGCACTTCTAGTGTGGACCAGTCCATAAACTCAATCTGGGGCAAATCTCCGATTCAGTCTCTTATCTATAAATTGGGGATAATCCCTCCTTTCCATTTTCTGCCTTGTTGAAATGGAAAGAAGCTGGTCAGGAGGGCACATATTGTCTCTTACTTTAACTCCTCCATGTGACTCTATAATACCCAACTCACTGGGTCCTAATTGAGATTGGGGCCtataggcactaccataataatgCAGATAATAAGAGAATGAAGTCAATAGACACtggggctgctcagcacctctgaagacAAAGACATTTCAATAGCAGTGGCCaagtatgaatttagaagcctaattttAAGCCCCCCCAGGTTtgaaaaaacactttctacaGGTACCTCTGTATTTTGATAATTGTAGAGGTTGAACAGATGAGTTCAGCTAGAACCTTTAAATGCTAtcattaaaaactaaaataaaaccaGCTACTTTTGGAACCAAAGGTAACAGTCAGTTTTAGCCATTTAATTCAATATGGAGATTCCAATCTAACATTACGATTGCAGAAATGCATGACAGAGTAATATGCTTGATCTTTGGatttaggaaaaaacaaacaaccaacctTGCTCTCTAAAAGGCCAAATACAGTATGATACTTTGGggctaattctgatctcacattaaTGATAACCAGCAGTAACTACGGGATCTGTAAAGGAGGTCAGTTCATTAACTCATCTAGTTACTGCACTTCAGAAACCCAAGCAAACAGGGTGTGTTTACAGTCTGCACATTCAGTGCAACATCTTTTTTCAGATACAGAACATCTTACCCAAAAAACGGCTGACTTTTACAGCTCCTCCAGTAGCTTGTTTTGCTACATGAAACCCCTTTGCTACAGTTGGATTGACTTCCAAAGGTTTCTCTTCTGGTTGAATGTGTTCTCGCAGTTTGGAAGCTCCTTTGTGGATTGCTTTGCCAGTATATTCTGCTCCCTTGACCAAACCCCAACTCAACCAGGAtgctccttcaaaacaaaaataattagcttATGATGTGTAGTATTTACAGACTGGACTTGTGGCAgtattttctcctccctcctagTAACATACCTAAAATTGCAAATGGCAGCACCTGACTGAGGAAGTAAAGCTAATATGAATGAATTTCTACAACTCTGTTATCCCCCTAACCACCACATTATCTCCAATGTGTCAGATTTCAGTCATACCTAGCTAACCCTCATCCAAGCCTCAATTTCATATAAAAACTCTGCTCCATCAGGGTTAAGTGTGATAGACAGAGCTGGGCATCATTAGCATTCTGGATACAACGCAATCCATATCTCTTCATTAACCCTCCTGCTAACATCTCCCAGACAAATTTATTCTTCTGTCACTTCATACCTGGAGTACAGAAGCCTTGCAGaatgcttatttttaaagaaaaaaaatatcagatGCCCATTTTCTAACAATCATAAAGGACTAAAACAGTTTCATTTCAGTGGCTTGAATCAttcagggctagatccacaaagggatttaggcacttaagtccaaCATTTTGATTCTCAGAACCCTTACTCAGATGCCATCTAACCCTGTAGGTATCTAAGTTTCTGCTGATAAAAGTCCTAGGTGCCGACATTTCTGCCGATCATGGGTATGCACAAAGCTGTCCAAACCTTGACACCAGGTACTTAACTCATGGTGGGATCTCAGATTAGGTGTTCCCCACCAATCTTACCTCAGAGAGGGTCTTAGggcatgcctactggatcaggccctacacaaAACAGAAGAGATGGTGGTGCCCCTCTTATACTGTATATCTGAGTAGTTCGAGCACTcactcaggatgtgggagactgaggttcaaatccccactctgccagAGAGGAGCAAGGACTTTAACCCAAGTTCCCCTGCTCTCAGGTGTGTGCCCTAACCACGTGGCTATGCGGTAGTCTGAAGCTCTCAGCttctgaagctgttccactttgtataaaatagaTATTCattggagagagacagacagagacactctacagcccagtgattagggcactcacccagggAGGTGGAAGACTGTGGTTCAAGTATTTGCTCCAGTTTAGGCAGAGTGGgcactgaacctgggtctcccacatcccaggcggGTGCTCTAGCCACCTGGTTATTGGGTGCAAGGAGGGACCAGGTACCACCTTCTCCTCTGTTTTTTGTGAGAAAggtgcctaagccaggtcagtCCTATGTCCGTGAGAAAACTCAAGGCTGTGAATCCTGATTGAAGGGAGGTGCCTTCCTCTGAcccttatttaagtgcctaactccctttgacaggtttcagagtagcagccgtgttagtctgtatccgcaaaaagaaaaggagtacttgtggcaccttacagactaacaaatttatttgagcataagcttttgtcacTGGTTGGCAAAAGGTTCCCTCCCGCCGCCGCTGCTCTCCTGCCAcaagtctctaaggcgccacaagtcctccttttcttttaactcccTTTGGTGGTCTTGGCTGAGGTCATACCTCTCTCCTAAAtatttcctattggctagtttaggtagCTCCCCCACTCTGTGCtatctaactctccccatgcattcaTTGAACAGGAAATCTGGGTGCCTTACTCAAGGCTATGGATTCAGCTAGGTGGCTGGGTGCCTAAAGTCATCTTTGTGGATCTAGTCCccctacccccagccccccaaaatgtTCATCAGCAACAATGCCTTTAAATCAAAATATAGTGTTTAAACCCTACTGGCAAGACAATTAAACATAATCCCTGATTCTGGTAGTACCTGACAAGATTCCATGAGCTACTTTCTCACTCCACTCAGgtaactctctttctctctctcctccttcaggCTCTGGTTGGATGCGTACAGTCTGGGCCAGGTTATTCACATCACTTGAAGCTTCCAAAGGCTAAGGGATTAAATatacattcatgaaaatgaagTGTTTAGCAAGCTAACAAGTTATCCTATTTAGGGACTTTAGATAGTCCATTAACCATAGTAGTGGAGatcaaggtatttaggtgttagTCACTTAAGAGCCaaagcctcattttcaaaagtgacttaggctcctacacCCTGTTGCCCTTTTGAGACTTAGGCATTacaacactgagcagagcaacatctaaatatctttaaaaacctGGGATTAAGTTCCTTATTTCTGAGGTAGCAGAGAATGGATGAAAGCGTGTGTGTTACTATGGCACAAACAAGAGATTCAGTGACTTTTTCCACAGCAATTTTGTTTTAGAAACTTCCCTAACAAGCATTTTAGAACAAAAATTGTAGACTTCCTTGGTCTAGTTAGAGTGGAAATTTACTTACAAACAGGAGTGTTTGGTCAATTAACATAGCTGAGaactcttggggggggggggggtgttaatgcaaggaaaaaaaaaatacaagtatGTCcatctttccatttaatttttttaagaggGAAGACAACACTTTACTACTGTTCAGTatgggagctgcagccccaaatcGGTTCTATCTTTGCCCAGAGAGTCCAGCTGCAACAATAGAATACAGCTTTGCTGGGAATttgctctttttttctctcctcccaaatttataaataaaaggaCATTTATTCACTTCATGTGCTACTGGAGCTTTTACAGACTGGTACAGCCAGGAACACTATGAAGTGGTGCATGATGCTGCCTTCTCTTCAGGCCAAGGGGGGCTGCTTTACCTGCCTTCATCTCTAACATTCTAAAGCTTTTGGATTAGGCCGCAACATTTGTCAATTACTCAGAGGCAGCAGGGGCAACTACCAGACTGGCTACTGTTTTTCATAAAGCAACTTTGTTGCAATTAATATGATTTTATATATAGTATACAATGGACTTTACTTCTAGCTAGAGAGGGCAGAAAAAATTAAGGCGAGTTTTAACAATACTTAAATTCCAACACTAGTACAAGTTGAATACCAGAAGGGTCAAAGTAATCGATATAGCTGAAAAGAGGATTGGTTaaaattctgaaagaaaaaaaaaaaaaaaagatttgtctGGGACCAATGGAAAAGAATGGTTATAATTACCATCCAGgaacaaaaatacaaaacaaaataatactaGACAGGAGAATCTGAGGAAGTgtatttcaataaatattttcagaaaataaagTCAAATGGGGGAATGGAACAGGACTATTACAATATGAGAAAGGTGAACAGAGAGGAATTCCAAAAAACAGATGAGCTCTCTCAGTTTCCTGTTCAACAACCAGAGATACTAAACAACATACTACCAGAAGATAAACACTGCAACATAATCTGTATGATTTGCATGCAGAGATTCACCTCCAGTATTGCTCTACTATTCTGATGTCAGTGTTTTTAGTATATTAGTCACAACTCCAAGAAAATGACCAGTTGTTGTTTGATAACAGTATAGGATCACATTCTCGAGTGCATACACCAAtggtgggccgcaggttgcccgcCACTGGGGTACACCGTCTTGCATATACACAATTAAAATACCATTGGTTAGATAAAAACCCTTTACACATACAGCTGGACCCAGATAAGTTATTTTATGGTTTGTATCATCGACTAATTCTCTATGCTGTAAGCTCCTTAAGTGACtcataataaagcaaaaatagATTGTTTTGCAATGTAGAGTAAAACTCTTGTAATTTTTTGTTAGACATGACATTATATAGAGTTGCTAATTACGTCCTCATCAGTACTGTATAAAAAAAAAGGATTAGCTAAATTGTTAGCATTCGGGAGCCAACAAACAAGGCTCTGTAATGCTTTCCCCCACTCATAAATGACACTAAAAGTTTAAAAGATTCTAGAAATCAACATCTAAATTAGACAAGGCAGTGTGAATGTTTATGTTGGATTTGAGAAAACAGTTTAAAATAGTCTTAAGAAGTTGGCTGCCAACACAGAGGAACTTTAGAGATAAATGcttttctaaaacaaacaaaacaaacatgctTCAAGTCAAATCTTATTTCAGCATATTGCTGAGAATTCTTGTAATTGAAAAGCAGTGTCTCCTAAATGAAAGAAATAACTTAGAACTTTGTGATAGCTCATAAGTATGATCAGTCATTACAGAAAGCCAAGAAATACAACTCTTCCATGTTTTTATTATAACACTATAATAGTCTCACATGAACTCTCTCAACAAACATTAGGGGACTTGGTtagaagaaagaggaagggagaaagTATTTTACAAGGTCAGGGAGTGGGATTTACTGATCATGGACACCAATAAAAACACCGCTGGCAAATACTAAAAATATATGGTATTCACTATATATTGTTGTGTATTAAATCAAGACCAGCAGCTTCTGAAGTATTTaaagaaaagggggggtggggcccAAAAAGGTTTTACTTTCCTAGTAAATACTGTACTGATCATTTGCAATTCAAATTGAATTATTGAATCCAAATGTACATATTATTCCAAGAGGATATATCCCTTCATGAATCTGCCTACATCTCAGATCTGTCTCTTGCTGGGTTTCCCTTTTGGTCCTCTGTTCCATGATTTACACCAGGCTTCATGTCCCATTTGTCTCCTTCCCAACCCTTTCCCATGCATTTCTCTATGTTGCTCCCTATGGAAAGAATGCTCTCACAATTTGCCAAGCTACCACACCTACTACTTTCGTGTCACAGAAGTAGTGactttctaattaaaaaaaatgaaaagtcagtgttttgtttcattttacctTTTAAATCATCCTCCCATGTTTTGAATATCATTCTGTTAGATCACAAGTTCTTCAGAACAGGGATTATTTgtctgtacagtaactcctcacttaatgttgtagttatgttcctgaaaaaatgcgactttaagcgaaatgttAAGTAAAtctaatttccccataagaattagtGGGAATCGGGGGAGTTAGGTTCCGCGGAagttttttttgccagacaaaagactatattttttatttactacagtacacagcaatgatgattgtgaagcttggttgaggtggtggagtcagagggtgggatatttcccagggaatgccttactgctaaatgatgaactagcacttggctgagtcCTCAaaggttaacacgttgttaatgtaacCTCATACTCTACAAGGCAACAGGAACGGAGGGAgtagacagcatggcagagagagacggacacacacacagtgtgtgagAGACAAGCATTGCCTCTTTAATTACACTGatcccactctaagtacactgcctttttaattAGATCaacaagttgagacagcagctactgccagcaagctccctccatcctgaacCCTGTCATGTCTCCCCTGCTctatggggatgggggggcagagggacatcctgacattagcatcctccctccccccccccccccccagcaagcaggaggctcccgggagcagctccaaggcagagggcaggattagcacatggcagtggggggagggacacctgaattGCCGGGCAGCTGCCGATCCACCCTGGTTctgagcccccaccagctcgctccaacgagctgctcttcctgcaagcagtggacaaagcaggcagctgccaaacaacgcattgtaagggagcattgtgcaactttaaatgagaATATTCTCTAACtgatcagcaaaaaaaaaaaacaaaacaaaacattaaccaggacaacgtaaagtgaggagttactgtattgcaCCGAGCTAAGCATCTTGTAGGCAGTAAATAATATACAATACTTTCCAGAGCAAAACCAACaatttgattaaatattttgagTTTGACATTTGGCAGCTTGTTCTACCAATATTAGAACCTTTATAGAAATACTTGTTGGAAGGCTGACATTTTGAGAAAAATTAAGCTACCGTAAATGGGGTTCTACATAGAACACATTATAATTGAGGGAATCTATTTCCTCTTTCTTAATTGTGATATTTTTAATACGTTAAATCATATTGCTTTAAAATTCCTAAAATATTTCCCCACTCATCCTCTTCCCAAGTAGTCCTTTGCATCCATGCAGGCTGACTCACTATCAGCACTAAACAGGTAATAATCCACAGCAGAACCTTGGGAATTTCCCCCATTTTAAACTCCTTCCACAGCCACTCATTGTTGCCAGCATCCTTCCACCAAATGTTGTTGAGATGGTATTCAGTGCTATCACGTAATCACAAGCAGACTGACTACAGAATGCAGCTGGGATGTTTTCTTAACTAGAaggaaccccctcccaaggggtaAGCTCTGCAGCATTTCAAAGCCCCTTTTAGATTAAGGGGCGAGAGCCAGAATTCACCTTTGCATTTCCCTAGTGGCAGAGCACACCACTACCACAGGCTACCATAGAAGCCCGTTTGACAGTTTTAAACACTATAAAGTTACACTTGTTGCTCAATGACAATTTGCATCTTTTATCATTGGTTTAAAACCACTACCCTAGAATTTACCTGGACTCTGAGGTCAGACATCTGTTTTAACATATCCTCATAATGTTCTCTGTCAGCTGTTGCGAGTTCTGAAGATAATCCTACTCCCTCATGGGATCTTGGCACCTGCATCATCATATCAGGGCAAATTAATAGATTCATGGAATTTTAAGGCCATTAAAGGACCACTACGAACagctagtctgaactcctgcataacacagaccacagaatttcaccaagtaATTCCTGTACTGgacaaaattatttttccttgCTAAGTCATGCCTCAATCCTGCAGTGCTTTGCATACAGGATCCTGTGCCAACACAGCGCTGCACTGAGGTTAACAGGATTTTATATTGGCCAAAGGGGGCTACCTGCACATAAAAcactgcaggactgggtccttcATGACCACTCCTGAGCTTGAGTTTGAGTGGTAAAAGAAgaagagcatatcttttagaaaagcaacCAGTCTTGATTTACAGCTTTTAAGTGACAATGGATTTACCACTTTCTTTGAGAAGCTGTTCCAATGCTTAAATTACCCTCCTTGTTAAGAATTTTCATCTTATTTTGAATTACAATTtttctaacttcaacttccagccactggatcttgttattcCTTTGACTGCTAAGTTAAAGAGTCCTCTAATATCAGAGATCTTTTCCCTGTGTAGGTGCTTGTAGACTGGTCAAAtgacctcttaaccttctctacAGTAAGCTAAGTAGATTCAGCTCTTTAAAACTCTGTTTAAGCATGCTTTCCAGCTCTCTAATAATTTCTGAAGTTCTACCTGAACtgtctttaaattcttttttaaaaatgtaaaccaaAGTGGACACAGTAGTCAAGCaatggtctcaccagtgctgtacGCAGAGATATTAGCATCCTTCTACTCAATATTTCCCTGGAGAATCATATTAGCCTTTCTGGGGAATTCACGTTCAGTTGAGTATTTTCCTACAAGTCACTGATTTCCATGATATAGTCCCCCATCCTTAAATACTGCCTACAATAGTTGTTTCTAAAGGTCTGACCTttgtatttggctgtattaaaatgcatattactCTGCCCAGCTTACATAAGAgcgtgatctggatcacttggtaagacCCCAAAGTTATGCCTGTTATGCAGTTACAATTTGTTGTATCTTTTATTGTCTGTTTAAAGCCATTGCCCTAGAATTTACCTGGACTCTGAGGTCAGACATCTGTTTTAACAGATCTTCAAAAAGCTCTCGGTCAGCTGCTGGGAGTTCTGAAGATAGCACTACTCCCACATGGGATCCTGGCACCTGCGACATCAAATCAGGAAACATGTAGACTCCAGTATTACAGCACAGAACAGGAGATTGGTTGCACATAAGAGGATACAGCCAGTCACAAACCTGAAAATGacaaattaatttatttgcaGAAATTAAAGAATCATGCTTTTTCAATAAAGCCCAAAGTAATGTCAATTGAAGGATCTGTACAGATTAGCATCAGACTCCAAAGTTCCCATGTAGCTTTATTTAAAAAGCCTCAAATGATCCTGAAAAGTGTATTGCTGGGATACATCACTCTCAATAGACTGCCACCAAAGTTAAATaaggaataaataaaattaatttactaAGACACAGGAAGCCCAACTTCAGTAGTAGAGGGAGCCTAATACCAAGCAGGTGCTGGATTTACAGTTCCTATGCCATTCTGCTCCACTGAGAGCAGGTTTACATGACAGTGTAAAGAGGCTGCTAATGAGCTGTCTAGAGCTTCCAGTGCTGCTAACACTTGTGGAGCTGAACCAATGGTGGGAATACTTCCCCCTTGTAGACAAGGATAAGAAGATCCAAACAAACACTCTCTCAAAAGGAGACTGAAGTTGGAAACCAGGCTGGAAAAACTAGTACTAAAGGTACGCAAGGAAACAGTGCTGCACTGGCAAGAAGATGAACTAGATAACCTAAAAATGTCTGTTCCATCCCTAGTTTACATAAGAAGGTTGGACATACACCACAAATTCAGAACTGTGCAGCAGTTATCCAAGTAAACCATACTGACATGTTCAGCTAGAAAGTTAAATACTTAAGTCCATTTTTAACTGACCCTTTATACACGGATGCAATTAATGGCAATAGATCATTCAGTAGGTCAAATTTATCTGaggaaagggaa is a genomic window of Natator depressus isolate rNatDep1 chromosome 1, rNatDep2.hap1, whole genome shotgun sequence containing:
- the SPART gene encoding spartin isoform X4, which translates into the protein MEQEQDPAILEDENIKAIKEEFKKAFMFVNKGLNTDELGQKEEARNYYKQGLDHLLRGVSIPSQGPECTGSQWDSARQMQQKMQETLQNVRTRLNILEQNTLARQTNATTMNVPLEVPKLYPVIPTNEKPARPPAPNSLIPPSGPPAANENVATTSKGQHPAMSPSSPKALPLPHEAPPAYTPQATDGHYTVSYGTDSGEFSSVGEDYYTKCTQPPPLESLGVDADELILIRQGVQIFFVTPDGQVSAPSYPGYLRIVKFLDTDGAMAQNRLPAFLQVCDWLYPLMCNQSPVLCCNTGVYMFPDLMSQVPGSHVGVVLSSELPAADRELFEDLLKQMSDLRVQVPRSHEGVGLSSELATADREHYEDMLKQMSDLRVQPLEASSDVNNLAQTVRIQPEPEGGERERELPEWSEKVAHGILSGASWLSWGLVKGAEYTGKAIHKGASKLREHIQPEEKPLEVNPTVAKGFHVAKQATGGAVKVSRFLVEGVCSVASSIGKELAPHVKKHGSKLVPESLKKDKDGKSTFDGAMVVAASGVQGFSTVWQGLESAAKCIANSVSTETVHTVQHKYKNRKHGDQLSTATKSDKQ